A genomic stretch from Candidatus Eremiobacteraceae bacterium includes:
- the fadH gene encoding 2,4-dienoyl-CoA reductase: MISPAFVKWRVMPDFTGQTIIITGGGTGLGRAMAQHLAALGGRIIVAGRRPEPLAETVAAIAAAGGAAEAIPTDVRVPEQVQALVDGVVARHGRVDGLINNAAGNFIVRAEDLSPNGWNAVINIVLNGTFYCSRAAGKAMIASGKGGAILNIVATYAWTGGPGTIHSAAAKAGVVSLTQTLAVEWGRYGIRTNALCPGVVNTPGSAEKLFPTEAIRARIAARVPLGRLETPDEVARAAAFLLSDDASYVNGAVLVADGGMWLESGLLAAASEVPRSTQ; this comes from the coding sequence ATGATTTCACCCGCTTTCGTCAAATGGCGGGTGATGCCCGACTTCACCGGCCAGACCATCATCATCACCGGCGGCGGCACCGGCTTGGGCCGCGCGATGGCGCAGCACCTCGCGGCGCTGGGCGGACGCATCATCGTGGCAGGGCGTCGCCCCGAACCGCTTGCGGAGACGGTCGCAGCGATCGCGGCGGCCGGCGGCGCGGCCGAAGCGATACCCACGGACGTGCGCGTGCCGGAGCAGGTGCAGGCGCTGGTGGACGGCGTCGTGGCTCGGCACGGCCGCGTCGACGGCCTCATCAACAACGCTGCCGGCAACTTCATCGTGCGCGCCGAAGATCTCTCGCCCAACGGCTGGAACGCGGTGATCAACATCGTACTGAACGGCACGTTTTATTGCTCGCGCGCGGCGGGCAAAGCGATGATCGCGAGCGGCAAAGGCGGCGCGATCCTCAACATCGTCGCCACCTATGCGTGGACCGGCGGACCGGGGACCATACACTCCGCCGCCGCCAAAGCCGGCGTCGTGTCGCTGACCCAGACGCTCGCCGTCGAGTGGGGCCGGTACGGCATCCGTACCAACGCGCTGTGCCCGGGCGTGGTCAATACCCCGGGTTCGGCGGAGAAGCTCTTCCCAACAGAAGCGATCCGCGCGCGCATCGCCGCTCGCGTGCCGTTGGGCCGGCTCGAGACGCCGGACGAAGTCGCGCGCGCCGCCGCTTTCTTGCTCTCGGACGATGCGTCGTATGTGAACGGCGCGGTGCTCGTCGCCGACGGCGGCATGTGGCTCGAGTCCGGTCTGCTCGCGGCGGCGAGCGAAGTGCCCCGATCCACGCAGTGA
- a CDS encoding TonB-dependent receptor, translating to MMSIRFCRALCAALTLAAVVAAPVTSRAASAYLAGRVIADGKPVAGAAVTATGNNVVQKTKTDSQGSFGFSTLSPGTYTLSATASGRSGKVTVDLPASGATVTLELRVKTLAVVNASALRTAPVRASGTDLTINSTILSRTPSAGSLPEMLIQLPGAARGANGVVHINGDHGDINYVVDGVSVPQALNRVMGTEFNPGDIAFVDVLEGAYPAQYGERFASVLNISTRNALSMQAPGAWLSMQGGSFASYDATLGYHDRVGRGSLVLAVENGSTDRGLDPPNPVSVNNQASNANQFLRYTLPYGKGGANFVNLTVTHAYRTFQIPLDINGGQPASTDDVETQDDTFAALQFRHAIGDRGELSFGGGYKRSQIRDFGDPVDDWIYGVNVNIANGGAPTDCFNAFSIPAYTTTTCGYSLYDNRTAYDYIANIDYALSSRVHTVRWGASYDIADVPKYYDIILQPANYLSPLLAPATPLAPYPVIDNAPNVGHTETAFLQDSWQMGPRYELDYGLRWTAFQVFSTQFDQGFTQFSPRIKFTRLFSARASAYVYYGRFFTPFSFENVSPYAAFLLNLPLQPTPAQFDLKPQRDSVYEIGGHLPLGAGDLGLRIMQKNATDLIDDTQVGVTLLHQDINYQLGRIATQSAYYQQRLVRNGEWYVSFNHTYSVNKGCETQLLAPCFGSPTDWTPADHEQRWGATAGVVFNDTRGGWFSMDEEYGSGLSSSACPPDTPGFCKYTPHTVFSLQKGFGLGHNAALWAGIDNLLNNQYWITLDNAQGNHYAAGRTFVMGVRIGAGQ from the coding sequence ATGATGTCTATTCGCTTCTGCCGCGCGCTGTGCGCGGCGCTGACGCTGGCCGCCGTTGTCGCGGCGCCGGTCACGAGTCGTGCCGCGAGCGCCTATCTCGCAGGAAGAGTTATTGCGGATGGCAAGCCGGTCGCAGGCGCCGCCGTCACGGCGACGGGCAATAACGTCGTACAAAAGACGAAAACCGATTCGCAAGGCTCATTCGGGTTCAGCACCCTGTCGCCCGGTACATACACGCTGAGTGCGACGGCTAGCGGTCGAAGCGGCAAGGTGACCGTCGACCTGCCGGCCAGCGGCGCGACCGTTACGCTCGAGTTGCGTGTGAAAACACTTGCGGTGGTCAACGCGAGCGCGCTGCGCACGGCGCCGGTTCGCGCGTCCGGAACGGACCTGACGATCAACTCGACCATCTTGAGCCGTACCCCATCGGCAGGAAGCTTGCCGGAGATGCTCATCCAACTGCCGGGTGCGGCACGCGGCGCCAACGGCGTCGTGCACATCAACGGCGATCACGGCGACATCAACTACGTGGTCGACGGCGTCTCGGTGCCGCAAGCGCTCAATCGCGTCATGGGCACTGAGTTCAACCCCGGCGACATCGCCTTCGTCGACGTGCTCGAGGGCGCGTATCCGGCGCAATATGGCGAGCGCTTCGCCTCCGTGCTCAACATCAGCACGCGCAACGCGCTCAGCATGCAGGCACCCGGCGCCTGGCTGAGCATGCAAGGCGGATCCTTCGCCTCGTACGACGCGACGCTCGGCTACCACGATCGCGTCGGACGGGGATCGCTCGTGCTGGCGGTCGAGAACGGCAGCACGGACCGCGGACTCGATCCTCCTAACCCGGTGTCGGTCAACAACCAAGCCAGCAACGCCAATCAGTTCTTGCGCTACACGTTGCCGTATGGGAAGGGCGGCGCCAACTTCGTGAATCTGACGGTGACGCACGCATACCGCACGTTCCAGATCCCGCTCGATATCAATGGCGGCCAGCCCGCGAGTACCGATGACGTCGAGACGCAGGACGATACGTTCGCCGCGCTCCAGTTTCGCCACGCGATCGGCGACCGCGGCGAGCTCTCGTTCGGCGGCGGATACAAACGCTCGCAGATCCGGGATTTCGGAGACCCCGTCGACGACTGGATCTACGGCGTGAACGTCAATATCGCCAACGGCGGGGCGCCGACGGACTGCTTCAACGCGTTCTCCATTCCCGCATACACGACGACCACGTGCGGCTATTCGTTATACGACAACCGCACGGCGTACGATTACATCGCCAACATCGACTACGCGCTGAGCAGCCGGGTGCACACCGTGCGTTGGGGAGCGTCATATGACATCGCGGATGTCCCCAAGTATTACGACATCATCCTGCAGCCGGCGAACTACTTGTCGCCGCTGCTCGCGCCCGCCACGCCGCTGGCACCGTATCCCGTCATCGACAACGCGCCAAACGTCGGCCACACGGAGACGGCGTTTCTCCAGGACAGCTGGCAGATGGGGCCGCGGTACGAGCTTGACTACGGGCTGCGCTGGACCGCGTTCCAGGTCTTCTCGACGCAATTCGATCAGGGCTTCACGCAGTTCAGCCCTCGGATCAAGTTCACGCGGCTGTTCTCGGCGCGGGCCAGCGCCTACGTCTACTACGGAAGGTTCTTCACGCCGTTCTCGTTCGAGAACGTGTCGCCGTATGCGGCGTTCCTGCTCAACCTGCCGTTGCAGCCCACCCCGGCGCAGTTCGACCTTAAGCCGCAGCGCGACTCGGTCTATGAGATCGGCGGGCACCTGCCGCTCGGCGCCGGCGACCTGGGACTGCGCATCATGCAGAAGAACGCGACCGATCTGATCGACGACACGCAAGTGGGCGTCACGCTGCTGCATCAGGACATCAACTACCAACTCGGCCGCATCGCGACGCAATCCGCGTATTACCAGCAGCGGCTCGTGCGCAACGGCGAGTGGTACGTCAGCTTCAACCATACGTACTCGGTCAACAAGGGCTGCGAGACACAGCTCTTAGCCCCGTGCTTCGGCTCGCCGACGGACTGGACGCCGGCGGACCACGAGCAGCGCTGGGGCGCGACGGCCGGCGTGGTCTTCAACGACACGCGCGGCGGGTGGTTCTCGATGGACGAGGAATACGGCAGCGGCCTCTCTTCGTCGGCCTGTCCGCCCGACACGCCCGGTTTTTGCAAGTACACGCCGCACACGGTGTTCTCGTTGCAAAAGGGGTTTGGCCTTGGTCACAATGCAGCGCTGTGGGCCGGGATCGACAACTTGCTCAACAACCAGTACTGGATCACGCTTGACAATGCGCAGGGCAACCACTACGCTGCTGGACGCACGTTCGTCATGGGCGTGCGTATCGGCGCCGGCCAATGA
- a CDS encoding SCO family protein: MSLAAWKSFDAAEKRIVLGGAAVLLVGMALCAYALIPQLRACGNALNVWLRGGTVQASMGIADPPLKDTDNHDYVITKQPDVTQVVYFGYTHCPDECPTALSKMARAYDELGQPRRLRLVFVSFDPQRDTPRVLGAYVRRFKAPMVGLGGSTAAVRAAMKRFGADAVRIPPEQPGASYSFAHTSSVIVVGPDNSSEAMYPIEDMDVHDLVKTLHRYLW, translated from the coding sequence ATGAGCTTGGCGGCCTGGAAGTCGTTTGACGCGGCGGAAAAGCGCATCGTCCTGGGGGGCGCGGCGGTCTTGCTCGTCGGGATGGCATTGTGCGCCTATGCGCTGATACCTCAGCTTCGCGCGTGCGGCAATGCCTTGAACGTCTGGCTCAGGGGCGGCACCGTGCAAGCGTCGATGGGGATCGCGGACCCACCACTGAAAGACACCGACAATCACGATTATGTCATCACCAAGCAGCCCGACGTGACGCAAGTCGTGTACTTCGGCTACACGCACTGTCCGGATGAATGCCCGACAGCCCTCAGCAAGATGGCACGGGCATATGACGAGCTTGGCCAGCCTCGCAGGCTGCGGCTGGTTTTCGTCAGCTTCGATCCGCAACGCGATACCCCACGAGTGCTCGGCGCGTATGTGCGGCGCTTCAAAGCGCCCATGGTCGGACTCGGCGGATCGACCGCTGCGGTGCGCGCCGCCATGAAGCGTTTCGGTGCCGACGCCGTGCGCATACCGCCGGAGCAGCCCGGCGCCAGCTATTCCTTCGCCCACACCAGCTCAGTGATCGTCGTGGGGCCCGACAACTCATCCGAAGCGATGTATCCGATCGAGGACATGGACGTCCACGACTTGGTGAAGACATTGCACCGCTATCTATGGTAG
- a CDS encoding cupin domain-containing protein, producing the protein MQRGKFLVCALAVAAAVNGLATSATIAWSADTPVIVQPDNVKWEPVKGMTGLESATLWGDPDKAGGQYAIRYKLPDGFKFPPHTHPQSEQVTVLSGTFMVGVGDKVDAAKMLTLPAGSYVEVPANLPHYAQAKGETILEVHGIGPDTINMLK; encoded by the coding sequence ATGCAAAGGGGCAAGTTTCTCGTTTGTGCACTCGCCGTCGCGGCGGCGGTCAACGGCCTAGCGACGAGCGCGACCATCGCGTGGTCGGCGGACACCCCGGTCATCGTCCAGCCGGACAACGTAAAGTGGGAACCGGTCAAGGGAATGACCGGTCTTGAGTCCGCGACGTTGTGGGGTGATCCCGACAAGGCCGGTGGCCAATATGCAATACGGTACAAATTGCCTGACGGCTTCAAGTTCCCGCCGCACACGCACCCGCAAAGCGAACAGGTCACCGTCTTAAGCGGCACGTTCATGGTGGGCGTCGGCGACAAGGTAGACGCTGCGAAGATGCTCACCTTGCCGGCGGGATCCTACGTCGAAGTACCCGCCAACCTGCCGCACTACGCGCAAGCGAAAGGCGAGACGATTCTCGAGGTCCACGGCATCGGGCCCGACACCATCAACATGCTCAAGTAA
- a CDS encoding MauE/DoxX family redox-associated membrane protein, with protein sequence MPRLQIVPLVARIIVGLVFLAAGVLKVGHAPDLGSTIVAFRLDLPPWFVGFSAIALPLFEIVLGLYLLLGWQLRIVSVVSVALLLVFIAALASVVMRGIPTPCGCFGPRETDPVTWWTVVRDGAALIPAGYLVWWSWNEKPRPG encoded by the coding sequence TTGCCCCGTCTTCAAATCGTACCTCTCGTCGCGCGCATCATCGTCGGCCTGGTCTTCCTCGCTGCCGGCGTGCTCAAGGTCGGCCACGCACCCGATCTCGGCTCGACGATCGTCGCCTTCCGGCTCGACCTGCCGCCGTGGTTCGTCGGCTTCTCGGCGATCGCTCTCCCGCTGTTTGAAATCGTGCTGGGCCTGTACCTGCTGCTGGGCTGGCAGCTGCGTATCGTCTCAGTCGTCTCGGTCGCACTGCTGCTCGTCTTCATCGCGGCGCTCGCGTCGGTCGTCATGCGCGGCATCCCGACGCCGTGCGGCTGCTTCGGACCGCGCGAGACCGATCCGGTCACTTGGTGGACGGTGGTCCGCGACGGCGCCGCCCTCATCCCCGCCGGGTATCTCGTGTGGTGGTCGTGGAATGAGAAACCGCGGCCCGGTTGA
- a CDS encoding TlpA disulfide reductase family protein has protein sequence MPLRTILPIVLGVLVVGAIIIYAWTQMHKLPSAAVAPNAIPSVPPPHKEGSLAPAFSLQTPLGPISNDTFAGKPYMLELFATWCPHCQRMTAVLRSLRAKLPESRFGMVSVTGSPYGAGSTEGSPVAESQADVDQFDKYFNITWPSAFDPDLKVAQTWGLDGFPTIYIVNAKGTIVFAGSGEMPESRLLEAARKAGA, from the coding sequence ATGCCGCTGCGGACCATTTTGCCGATAGTTCTCGGCGTCCTCGTCGTCGGCGCGATCATCATCTACGCGTGGACGCAGATGCACAAGCTGCCCAGCGCGGCGGTCGCGCCCAACGCGATCCCATCGGTGCCTCCGCCGCACAAGGAAGGCAGCCTGGCGCCGGCATTTTCTTTGCAGACGCCGCTCGGTCCGATAAGCAACGACACATTCGCCGGCAAGCCGTACATGCTCGAGCTGTTCGCGACGTGGTGTCCGCATTGCCAACGCATGACGGCCGTGTTGCGCTCGCTGCGCGCCAAGCTGCCCGAGTCGCGTTTCGGCATGGTATCTGTCACCGGCTCGCCCTATGGTGCAGGTTCGACCGAAGGCAGCCCGGTCGCCGAGAGTCAGGCAGATGTGGATCAGTTCGACAAGTATTTCAACATCACGTGGCCGTCGGCGTTCGATCCCGATCTCAAGGTCGCGCAGACGTGGGGGCTCGATGGTTTTCCCACGATCTACATCGTGAACGCCAAGGGCACGATCGTCTTCGCCGGCAGCGGGGAGATGCCGGAGTCGCGCTTGCTGGAGGCCGCTCGCAAGGCCGGCGCGTGA
- a CDS encoding TonB-dependent receptor: protein MRFSFLYFLACIALVAAMATIDCLAPAAASTLGAIRGAVVDDAQHPVVHAAVVAQSGEGSKQTTTTDSAGQYVFPRLPFDTYTVTVTAAGLGAQSGVATVTSGSAVVLDFHLSKKTLATVTAVAKAGHPVSVTVLTPQMIQTLPDNFKLAHVTQTVPGVVPFSYDEPVARGFHGISYQIDGVPVPDTTSSSFSEVLDPRDVGSLEVYTGSFPAEFGGSRMGGLVNIITKRPSSNGGDVVLTGGNYASGGTQISDLFGGEAFKAYVSLNLQRSDRGLDTPTPDPPVHDAASSSNEFMRLTYEPDKRDSWALHFSNQLATFQIPIDTDPSSVSFSPPGTDDNQYEYNQYANIIFNRLSADGQGYLEIAPWYNRTQVKFFPDPVNDLASAAMASTFQDRVGTYYGLTTAWFRTDPKDNIKTGFTAYTENFASQFNIQFIDSMGMQQRFDDNVAQTGTNFGIYAEDKRILSPVFSANVGLRYDRSTGFTSGNQVSPRIEIDAQALNPSDTLHVYYGRLYAAPALEDTRRSAVVISGGNGLPVYDLKPETDSIYEFGFSHQMTPTAKWYVNYWARAVANVLDTTQIGSTPIFTIFNSTSGRAQGVEFSFSGQTPGNGDSYFLSYGLSQSLASGISGGTFLFSPADLQGANGYALEDHDQTNTLNAGYTWRFAPDRSTYASLQTEYGSGFPVQFENGQGRLPAHWTLNASYGRFASRGRLGYQIQATNITNNQYLIKLNNGFNTTQYARGLQITGQITAPIL from the coding sequence ATGCGTTTTTCTTTCTTGTATTTCTTGGCGTGCATCGCGCTGGTCGCGGCGATGGCGACGATCGACTGTCTCGCTCCGGCTGCCGCTAGCACGCTTGGCGCGATCCGCGGCGCTGTCGTCGACGATGCGCAACACCCCGTGGTGCACGCCGCGGTCGTCGCCCAAAGCGGCGAGGGCAGCAAGCAGACGACGACCACCGACAGCGCCGGCCAATACGTCTTCCCGCGCCTTCCCTTCGACACGTACACCGTGACCGTCACGGCCGCCGGTCTCGGCGCGCAGAGCGGCGTCGCGACGGTCACCAGCGGCAGCGCCGTCGTGCTGGACTTCCATCTTTCCAAGAAGACGCTCGCCACGGTCACTGCGGTCGCCAAAGCCGGGCATCCCGTGAGCGTCACGGTGCTCACGCCGCAGATGATCCAGACGCTCCCCGACAACTTCAAGCTGGCGCACGTGACGCAGACGGTGCCGGGCGTGGTGCCGTTCTCGTACGACGAGCCCGTGGCGCGCGGCTTCCATGGCATCTCGTATCAGATCGACGGCGTGCCGGTCCCGGACACGACGTCATCGTCGTTCTCCGAAGTGCTCGATCCGCGCGATGTCGGTTCGCTCGAGGTTTACACAGGATCGTTCCCAGCGGAGTTCGGCGGCAGCCGCATGGGCGGACTGGTCAACATCATCACCAAGCGGCCGTCGAGCAATGGCGGCGATGTCGTGCTGACCGGCGGCAACTACGCATCCGGTGGCACGCAGATCAGCGATCTGTTCGGGGGCGAGGCATTCAAGGCATACGTCTCGCTCAATCTTCAACGCAGCGATCGAGGCCTCGACACACCGACGCCCGATCCGCCCGTGCATGACGCCGCAAGTTCGAGCAATGAGTTCATGCGCCTGACCTACGAGCCCGACAAGCGCGATTCGTGGGCGCTGCATTTCTCCAACCAGTTGGCGACGTTCCAGATCCCGATCGATACCGACCCTTCCAGCGTCAGCTTCTCGCCGCCCGGCACCGACGACAACCAGTACGAGTACAACCAATACGCCAACATCATCTTCAACCGGCTAAGCGCCGACGGACAAGGCTACCTTGAGATCGCGCCGTGGTACAACCGCACGCAGGTCAAGTTCTTTCCCGATCCTGTGAACGATCTCGCCAGCGCGGCGATGGCATCTACGTTCCAGGACCGGGTCGGGACGTATTACGGCCTCACCACGGCATGGTTCCGCACGGACCCCAAAGACAACATCAAGACGGGCTTCACCGCCTACACGGAAAATTTCGCAAGCCAGTTCAACATCCAGTTCATCGATTCGATGGGGATGCAGCAGCGCTTCGACGACAACGTCGCGCAGACGGGCACCAACTTTGGCATCTACGCCGAAGACAAACGCATCCTGTCGCCGGTGTTCAGCGCCAACGTCGGCTTGCGCTACGATCGCTCCACGGGTTTCACGTCCGGCAACCAGGTGAGCCCGCGCATCGAGATCGACGCGCAGGCCCTCAATCCCAGCGACACGCTGCACGTCTACTACGGCCGGCTCTACGCGGCGCCGGCGCTTGAGGACACGCGCCGCTCTGCGGTCGTCATAAGCGGCGGCAACGGCCTGCCGGTCTACGACCTCAAACCCGAAACCGACTCGATCTACGAATTCGGCTTCTCGCATCAGATGACGCCGACGGCGAAATGGTACGTCAACTACTGGGCGCGTGCGGTGGCGAACGTGCTCGACACGACGCAGATCGGCTCGACGCCGATCTTCACGATTTTCAATTCGACGTCGGGTCGCGCACAGGGAGTCGAGTTCAGCTTCAGCGGCCAGACCCCGGGCAACGGCGACAGCTACTTTCTGTCCTATGGTCTCTCGCAAAGTCTCGCGTCAGGCATCTCGGGCGGCACGTTTCTGTTCTCGCCCGCCGATCTCCAGGGTGCGAATGGCTATGCGCTCGAGGACCACGACCAGACCAACACGCTCAATGCGGGCTACACCTGGCGCTTCGCGCCCGACCGCTCGACGTATGCCAGCCTGCAGACCGAATACGGCAGCGGTTTCCCGGTGCAGTTCGAGAACGGCCAAGGACGGCTGCCGGCGCACTGGACGCTCAACGCGTCGTATGGACGCTTCGCATCGCGCGGACGGCTCGGCTATCAGATCCAGGCGACCAACATCACGAACAACCAATACCTGATCAAGCTCAATAACGGGTTCAACACGACGCAGTACGCGCGCGGACTGCAGATCACCGGGCAGATCACCGCGCCCATCCTGTGA
- a CDS encoding DUF3105 domain-containing protein codes for MMKTIARAAVFAALLLAGPLLLGGCSKSGGGDASPPSSSSAAAPSAASASTAPQTITLQFLGTHYPSQGHRHFDEGESTKFAYNSDPPTSGPHKEAFSTSFNNATPLPAYVQAHLLEHGNVLLQYNCNCPDIAGALYQIAYKYDSRLIPPDQLQASPAQVQGAEEAGESVVVAPYPGMKHKIALTAWTRLGTLDTLDQAKIESFINAYLHNQANTAQ; via the coding sequence ATGATGAAGACGATCGCGCGCGCCGCCGTGTTCGCCGCGCTGCTGCTCGCCGGTCCTCTGCTGCTGGGCGGCTGTTCCAAGAGCGGCGGCGGCGACGCAAGCCCACCATCCTCATCCTCAGCCGCGGCGCCCAGCGCCGCGTCGGCGAGCACCGCCCCGCAGACGATCACGTTGCAGTTCCTTGGCACGCACTATCCGTCCCAAGGCCATCGCCACTTCGACGAGGGCGAATCGACGAAGTTCGCCTACAATTCGGATCCGCCGACCTCAGGCCCGCATAAAGAAGCCTTCAGCACGTCGTTCAACAACGCGACGCCGCTGCCCGCATACGTCCAGGCCCACCTGCTCGAGCACGGCAACGTGCTATTGCAGTACAACTGCAACTGCCCGGATATCGCCGGCGCGCTCTACCAGATCGCGTACAAGTACGACAGCCGGCTCATCCCGCCGGATCAACTCCAGGCATCACCGGCGCAGGTGCAGGGCGCGGAGGAAGCCGGCGAATCGGTCGTGGTCGCGCCGTACCCGGGCATGAAGCATAAGATCGCGCTGACCGCATGGACGCGCCTTGGCACGCTCGACACGCTCGATCAGGCCAAGATCGAGTCGTTCATCAACGCCTACCTGCACAACCAGGCGAACACCGCGCAGTAG
- a CDS encoding DUF3105 domain-containing protein, which produces MSKNPTPAPVDPTGRIMTLGFGVLVVVGLIALIALAVTHRNAPVALGPAATATPTATPLPRPAETPGMHFKPQGHPGHDKTDPKQPGVATFAYNSDPPTSGMHLEQFSPLLINATPLPKYLQVHLLEHGNVLMQYNCKCPDIAGALAQIASSYNNQQLSPGETQLSSDDIQRIEEYGKGVIVAPYPPMKYKIALTAWTRLEPFDSIDQAKMIRFINAYLSNTTNAAQ; this is translated from the coding sequence ATGTCGAAAAATCCAACGCCGGCGCCGGTCGATCCAACCGGCCGCATCATGACGCTCGGCTTCGGCGTGCTGGTCGTCGTCGGTCTGATCGCGCTGATCGCGCTCGCGGTCACGCATCGCAACGCCCCGGTGGCGCTCGGGCCAGCGGCGACGGCGACGCCGACCGCGACGCCGCTGCCGCGCCCGGCCGAGACTCCCGGCATGCATTTTAAACCCCAAGGGCATCCGGGCCATGACAAGACCGATCCGAAGCAACCCGGGGTCGCCACGTTCGCGTACAACTCGGATCCGCCGACGTCCGGGATGCATTTGGAGCAGTTCTCGCCCCTGCTCATCAACGCGACGCCGCTGCCGAAATATCTGCAAGTCCATCTGCTCGAACACGGCAACGTGCTCATGCAGTACAACTGCAAGTGCCCGGACATCGCCGGCGCGCTCGCGCAGATCGCGTCGAGCTACAACAACCAGCAGCTGTCTCCCGGCGAGACCCAGCTCTCGTCCGATGATATCCAGCGCATCGAAGAATACGGCAAGGGCGTGATCGTCGCGCCGTACCCGCCGATGAAATACAAGATCGCGCTGACCGCCTGGACGCGCCTGGAGCCGTTCGATTCGATCGATCAAGCCAAGATGATCCGATTCATCAACGCGTACCTCTCGAATACGACGAACGCAGCGCAATGA
- a CDS encoding divalent metal cation transporter — protein sequence MSDIARPAEFTELDARDEQLRSLDRQRVAQARASHRPLWLFFLLAGPGILVMLGENDGPSMLSYATTGAAYGIGFFLPFIVLTFAMAFVVQEMTVRLGIATRCGHAELIFERFGPFWGYFSMLDLAIGNILTLITEFIAIRAGAAYFGISAPIAVGVGAALVLLMVSARRYFTWERAVLVLAAFNLLFVPAAMFAHPDAAAVARAFGTWSPLAGGVTAGFVTLLMADVGATVTPWMIFFQQSAVVDKGLTAADLPQGRFDTALGALVAAVAAIAAVLAAVPLFTHHVVASTFAGGADFATALHPYIGSVGAALFALGMIEAGLVAAMTISTSSAYAVGEVLRAKHSLNASFSSARAFYVSLAASVALAAAVVLIPHAPLLAITIAVNVIATLLMAPALLFLLLLANDREVIGSLANGPKSNLIGGAIVIAIALMGSAYGVITVFPQVIPK from the coding sequence GTGAGTGACATCGCCAGGCCGGCGGAATTCACGGAGCTCGACGCCCGCGATGAACAACTGCGTTCGCTCGATAGACAGCGCGTCGCGCAGGCGCGCGCGAGCCACCGGCCGCTGTGGCTGTTCTTCTTGCTGGCGGGCCCCGGTATCTTGGTCATGCTGGGCGAGAACGACGGCCCGAGCATGCTGTCGTATGCGACGACCGGCGCGGCCTACGGCATCGGCTTCTTCCTGCCGTTCATCGTCCTGACGTTCGCGATGGCGTTCGTCGTGCAGGAGATGACCGTCCGGCTGGGCATCGCGACGCGCTGCGGCCATGCCGAACTGATCTTCGAGCGCTTCGGACCCTTCTGGGGATATTTCTCGATGCTCGATCTCGCGATCGGCAACATCCTCACGCTGATCACCGAGTTCATCGCCATCCGGGCCGGGGCCGCGTATTTCGGCATCTCCGCGCCGATCGCGGTCGGCGTCGGCGCGGCGCTGGTGCTCCTCATGGTGAGCGCGCGGCGCTACTTCACCTGGGAGCGCGCTGTGCTCGTCCTGGCGGCGTTCAATCTCTTATTCGTGCCGGCCGCGATGTTCGCGCATCCCGACGCGGCGGCCGTCGCCCGCGCTTTCGGCACGTGGAGCCCGCTTGCAGGCGGCGTGACGGCCGGCTTCGTCACCTTGCTCATGGCCGACGTGGGCGCGACCGTCACGCCATGGATGATCTTCTTCCAGCAAAGCGCCGTGGTTGACAAAGGGTTGACTGCCGCTGATCTGCCGCAAGGCAGATTCGACACCGCGCTGGGCGCGCTCGTGGCCGCCGTGGCGGCGATCGCCGCGGTCCTGGCAGCCGTGCCGTTGTTCACGCACCACGTCGTCGCGTCGACGTTCGCCGGCGGCGCTGATTTCGCGACCGCGTTGCACCCGTACATCGGAAGCGTCGGGGCCGCGTTGTTCGCGCTCGGCATGATCGAGGCCGGGCTGGTCGCGGCGATGACGATCTCGACCAGCTCCGCCTATGCGGTCGGCGAAGTGCTGCGCGCCAAGCACAGCCTCAATGCGAGTTTCTCCAGTGCACGAGCGTTCTACGTGTCCTTGGCCGCGTCCGTGGCACTCGCCGCCGCCGTCGTGCTCATCCCGCACGCGCCGCTGCTGGCGATCACCATCGCGGTCAACGTCATCGCCACGCTGCTCATGGCGCCGGCGCTGCTCTTCCTGTTGCTGCTGGCCAACGATCGCGAGGTCATCGGATCGCTCGCCAACGGTCCGAAGAGCAACCTTATCGGCGGCGCCATCGTCATCGCGATCGCGCTGATGGGCAGTGCGTACGGGGTCATCACCGTGTTCCCGCAGGTGATCCCGAAGTGA